The Armatimonadota bacterium genomic interval CGCCGCTGCGGCGTCGTGCAAGGGGCTGTGCGCTGAGGTGAACACCGCGGGGTGGCGCAAGCCGGTCGGTGAGCTCTACCCGTCTGCCGACCTGCTGGCTGCGCTGCGTTCGGCAGGGGTTCCGATCGTGATCAGTTCCGATGCCCACCGCATCGAGCACGTCGGCTATGCGTTCGAACGGGCGGAGGCGATCGTCCTCCAAGCCGGCTACACGACGCGCTGCCGCTTCGAGCGGCGTCGGCGGCAGGAAGTCCCCCTGTTGCGGCCGACTCCCGGACTGCCGCCGACAAAGACACCGGGTCCATCCAAGCGGGACGAACCCCCGTCGGACTGAAGCCGGGCCCGGTCGCCCTAGCGGTGGCGGATGGCGATCTGCTGGGCGGCGCGCGCCACCACGCGCCGGAGCCCGGGCGGGTGGAGTACCTGGAACCAGCCACCGTAGCCCATCAGCCGGGGCCACAGTTCGTGGACGGTGCGGACGTGATAGACGAGCACGAAACCGCCCTGGTGCTCATAGTCTGCCACCAGTTGTCCAGCGGCGCGATGCCGTTCGATCGCGGCGTGCAAGGGGTCGGTCCACACACGGACCATCTGATGGCCGGAGCGGGGCCGGGGCACCCACGCGTCGACTTTGAAGTCCGCGGGGCGTTCAAAGACTTCCGGCCCGATCCGGGCGGCGCGGATGGTGTCCAATGGCAGTGCGAGATCTTCCCCCAAGGCCGGTTCACGCGCCACGAGGAACCACACGCCGCGCACCCGCAACAGTGCCAACGGCCAGATGGTGCGTTCCTCGGCGTCGGTGGCGACGGCCGTCACGCGGCGGGCAGCCACGGCGTGGCGCAGCCGCGTGTACATGGGCGCGGCAGCCGGCGGGCGGGGCACGACTTCGGCGAACAGTGCCGTCTGGTGGGCCTTGTCAAATGGCGGATCGGACTCAGTGGCCGCCATGAACGCGCTGAGCCGGACCGCGTCGGATTCGTCCAACGCCAGGACCTCTGGGGGCGTCACGAATGCCTCGCGCAGCGCGTAGCCCACACCCGGTATTCCGGTTACCGGGACGCCCCCTGCGGCCAGTGCTCTGACGTCCCTGTAGATCGTCCTCTTGGACACCTGGAAGTGTCGTGCCAGGTCCGCCGCCCGCATCCTTCCGCGGGTCTGCAGCAGCAGTGGAATCGCCTTCCGGCGCTCGGTCCTGCGCACGGTTCCAACGTTCGAGGGCGGCGCTGCGCGAGCCTTGCGTACACGTGTTCGCGATACGCGCTGCGGGCGAACACACGTCCAGTGTTGACCCGCAGGACCCGCTGATATACTGGAGCCGTACCACCTCCTCTGGAGCCCGACGTGTCGAACCCCTCGACCGAACTGTTTCCGATCGGCCTGGTGTCCCTTCTGACCGGTCTGCGGCCGGCCGTACTGCGCAGCTGGGAACGGCAGGGGTTGATCGCACCGGTGCGGGCCGGGCGCCGCAGACGACGGTTGTACTCCTGGCGGGACGTCGAGCAGATCCAGCACCTCCGCCACCTGATCGAGACGGAGAAGCTCTCTCCGCTGCAGGCGAGGGCCGCGGTTCAGGAGGGCTGGCCGCGCTTTACCGGGTGGGAGGACCGGTTGTGGATACGGCGCCGTCGGCCGCCCCGAAGGGGAGGGGCGCGGGTGATCAGTTTGCCTGAATCTGCCTTCCGGCGGGAGGATTTCGAGGAGTAGCCGGCCAAGACCTAGGGGCACCCTGACCGGGCTCCCCAACGCCGCCACCAGGTTTCACAGCGGGCCGACCTGGGCAGGAGGACCCCAACGGATGTGCGGTCGCCGGGAGCGGCTCGGCTCGGACGCTCCCGGAGCCGCCGGAGCGGGCGTTGCTTCATGCAGGCAGCGCCCGTTTCATTTCGCGGTGGCCCTCGCGCATGCGGAGGAACGCCTCGACGACCGCCGGATCGAAGTGCTTTCCGGCCTGCTCGCGGATGTAGGCGACGGCCTTGTCCTCCGGCCAGGCAGCGCGGTACGGCCGGTCCGAGGTCAGCGCGTCGTACACGTCGATCACCGCGAACACCCGTGCTGCCAGCGGGATCTGCTCCCCGCGCAGCCCCCTGGGATAACCGGTGCCGTCCCACTTCTCGTGGTGGCAGTAGGGGATGTCCAGCGCCGGCCGCAGGAACTCGATCGGCGACAGCAGCTCGTAAGCGTAGACGGGGTGTCGGCGCATGACCTCCCATTCCGCTTCGGTCAACGGGCCCGGTTTGCGGAGGATGCTGTCCGGGATGCCGATCTTCCCGATGTCATGCAGCAGCGCCCCCCTCCGCACGTGCACCAGCTCGGCCTGCGGGATGCCGACGGCGCGTGCCAGTTCCAGAACCTGATTGGTGACGCGCAGGGTGTGCCCTTCGGTCTGCTCGTCCCGCAGATCCAGAGCGCGCGACCACCCCTCGAGGGTGGAATCGTAGGCCAGCGCGAGTTCCTGGTGGGAGCGCTGGAGGTCGGAGAACAGCACCGCGTTGTCGATCGCGATCGCAGTCTGGCCGGCCAGCGTCTCCAGGAACGCCATCCAGTCCGCATCCGGCTGCAGCGGGCGGCGGTGGAAGACCTCGAGCACGCCCCGCACCTGGCCTCGGGCAATCAGCGGAACCCCGATGTAGGTCACGAACCGCTCGGCGCCGATCGGGTGTGGCCGCATCGGATCCGGCAGGCTCGCCAGGTCAGGGACCAACACCGTGTGCGACTCCATGACCGGCCGGCCGGATACCCCCTCACTCAGGCGCACCGCCGGACGCTGCCCCTCGTCGGGGCGAAACCCCTTGCCGGCCGCGTACCGGAGCGTCTGCGTCGCTTGGTGCAGCAGCAGGATGTCGGTGGCATCGACGGACAGCAGCGAGGTCACCTGATCTGCGACTGTGTCCAGCGTGGTGGCCAGGTCGTGGGTCTCGATGATGGCCAGGTCGATCTGCCGCAGCGCGGCCAGCTGCTCAACCTGGCGCGCCACCCGCTGCCGCTCGCGCCGCAGCGCGGCCTCGCGCTGCTCGACCGCCTCGGCCATCCGGTCCAGCGCCGCGGCCACCCTCCCGATTTCGCCAGCATCGTGCCGGAGGTCGGTTCGCGCGGCGGACTCCCCCGACGCCAGCCGGTCCGCGGCGGCGATCAGCCTGTTTACGC includes:
- a CDS encoding WYL domain-containing protein; translation: MRRTERRKAIPLLLQTRGRMRAADLARHFQVSKRTIYRDVRALAAGGVPVTGIPGVGYALREAFVTPPEVLALDESDAVRLSAFMAATESDPPFDKAHQTALFAEVVPRPPAAAPMYTRLRHAVAARRVTAVATDAEERTIWPLALLRVRGVWFLVAREPALGEDLALPLDTIRAARIGPEVFERPADFKVDAWVPRPRSGHQMVRVWTDPLHAAIERHRAAGQLVADYEHQGGFVLVYHVRTVHELWPRLMGYGGWFQVLHPPGLRRVVARAAQQIAIRHR
- a CDS encoding MerR family transcriptional regulator is translated as MSNPSTELFPIGLVSLLTGLRPAVLRSWERQGLIAPVRAGRRRRRLYSWRDVEQIQHLRHLIETEKLSPLQARAAVQEGWPRFTGWEDRLWIRRRRPPRRGGARVISLPESAFRREDFEE
- a CDS encoding HD domain-containing phosphohydrolase; amino-acid sequence: MGRSLPGGLRGWLTAVILIAVVPLAALLLFEAGGRYRHNTEQARRQTLQVARFAALDLERVVVSAAHSLAALAQVGVVRNRSDAACNRWLAAAITADPRYANLGVAERDGRVSCSALPLRRPVNVADRRYFREAVRTGRFAIGEYQIGRITGKPTLNVALPLRDAAGGVQAVLFAALDLARLQEVAARAALPAGSVILVIDANGTILVRHPDPEGLTGRTLRDGHLLAAAGANSAELAGPDGVVRVYGFERLPGGPQEAAFVAVGIPRDPLLAQLRRDLAGRLGVAVAVVLAALLAAWTLADRFILRGVNRLIAAADRLASGESAARTDLRHDAGEIGRVAAALDRMAEAVEQREAALRRERQRVARQVEQLAALRQIDLAIIETHDLATTLDTVADQVTSLLSVDATDILLLHQATQTLRYAAGKGFRPDEGQRPAVRLSEGVSGRPVMESHTVLVPDLASLPDPMRPHPIGAERFVTYIGVPLIARGQVRGVLEVFHRRPLQPDADWMAFLETLAGQTAIAIDNAVLFSDLQRSHQELALAYDSTLEGWSRALDLRDEQTEGHTLRVTNQVLELARAVGIPQAELVHVRRGALLHDIGKIGIPDSILRKPGPLTEAEWEVMRRHPVYAYELLSPIEFLRPALDIPYCHHEKWDGTGYPRGLRGEQIPLAARVFAVIDVYDALTSDRPYRAAWPEDKAVAYIREQAGKHFDPAVVEAFLRMREGHREMKRALPA